The following coding sequences lie in one Flavobacterium cyclinae genomic window:
- a CDS encoding CAL67264 family membrane protein, producing MGMNKNTILAWATFIMILMGLLLIGLGIYRYADVAGWGFSAVGVGFFAIAWVFNALKGRV from the coding sequence ATGGGAATGAATAAAAATACAATTTTAGCTTGGGCCACTTTCATCATGATTTTAATGGGATTATTATTGATTGGCTTAGGTATTTATAGATATGCCGATGTAGCAGGTTGGGGATTTTCAGCAGTAGGTGTTGGTTTCTTTGCTATTGCTTGGGTTTTTAATGCCTTGAAGGGGAGGGTTTAA
- the holA gene encoding DNA polymerase III subunit delta yields MDQVIQITNDIKAGNIKPIYFFMGDEPYYIDKLTEYIEQNVLQEHERDFNQTILYGRDVTIEDVVGNAKRFPMMADRQVVVVREAQELSRTIDKLEAYAENPQPTTVLVFAYKYKTLDKRKKLIKVLDKVGVVFESKKLYENQVGDWIKRVLSGQGYSIEPKAAAILIEFLGTDLSKINNELDKLKIILPKGHTFTPKDIEENIGFSKDFNNFELRKAIGEKDQLKAYKIIDHFSQNPKDNPMVVTTGMVFGFFSQLLQYHGLKDKSQFNAAKVLKVSPYFVKDFEVAFRNYPMKKVSAIVAALRDIDIKSKGVGASSMTQHDLLKEMLIKIFN; encoded by the coding sequence ATGGATCAAGTAATTCAAATTACAAACGATATAAAAGCTGGAAACATCAAACCCATTTACTTTTTTATGGGTGATGAACCTTATTATATTGATAAATTGACCGAATATATTGAACAAAATGTGTTACAAGAGCACGAGCGCGATTTCAATCAAACGATTTTATATGGTCGAGATGTTACCATAGAAGATGTGGTTGGTAATGCGAAACGTTTTCCAATGATGGCCGACCGACAAGTGGTTGTAGTAAGAGAAGCACAAGAATTATCAAGAACTATAGATAAATTAGAAGCATACGCTGAAAATCCGCAACCTACAACGGTTTTAGTGTTTGCTTACAAATATAAAACTTTGGATAAGCGTAAAAAACTCATTAAAGTTTTAGATAAAGTTGGGGTCGTTTTTGAAAGTAAAAAGTTATACGAAAACCAAGTAGGCGATTGGATTAAAAGGGTTTTATCAGGTCAAGGGTATAGCATTGAACCCAAAGCGGCTGCCATTTTAATAGAATTTTTAGGAACCGATTTATCAAAAATTAATAATGAATTAGATAAACTAAAAATCATTTTACCGAAAGGACATACGTTTACACCAAAAGACATTGAAGAAAATATTGGATTTAGTAAAGATTTCAACAACTTTGAATTACGAAAAGCCATTGGTGAAAAAGACCAATTGAAAGCATATAAAATCATTGATCACTTCTCACAAAATCCAAAAGATAATCCTATGGTAGTAACTACCGGTATGGTTTTTGGATTCTTTTCGCAATTATTACAATATCACGGATTAAAAGATAAATCTCAGTTTAATGCGGCTAAAGTTTTAAAAGTGAGTCCTTATTTTGTAAAAGATTTTGAAGTGGCTTTCCGAAATTATCCCATGAAAAAAGTAAGTGCAATTGTTGCGGCTTTACGAGATATTGATATAAAAAGCAAAGGAGTTGGAGCATCCTCTATGACACAACACGATTTATTAAAAGAAATGTTGATTAAAATTTTTAATTAA